The segment GATGTGTATGTAGCCGGATTTACAATATCCACTGAAGGAAAGCAAGTGGCAGCGCTTTGGAAGAATGGAGTAGAGCAACATGTTACAGACGGCACAAGGAACGCTTTTGCTTCTTCTGTTTTCGTGTTGGGTAACGATGTATATGTTTGTGGAGGGGAAATGAATGCACAAAATATCGGTGTTGCTAAACTTTGGAAAAACGGTAAGCCGCAAGACCTTACCGATGGAACTTACAATGCGGAGGCTAGTTCAGTCTATGTATCGCGCAACAATGTGTATGTCGTCGGATATGAAAGAAATGCACAAAACAGAAGCGTTGCTAAACTTTGGAAAAATGGAAAGGCACAAAACCTTACAGACGGAATGTACAATACGTGGGATGAATTATCCGTTTTCGTATCGGGCAAAGATGTTTATGTAGCCGGGCGGGAAAACAATGCACAAGGTAACTCTGTTGCCAAACTTTGGAAAAATGGAGTGGTGCAAAATCTTACGGACGGAACTCTGTCTGCTGCGGCTACATCTGTTTATGTATCGGAAGGTGATGTGTATGTAGCCGGCTGGGAAGGTGGTAGAAGTGGCATTGTTGCTAAATTTTGGAAAAACGGGGTGGTACAGGAAGACCTGAGTAGCGGGAGTATAAACGCATGGACCGTATCTATTTATGTGGACAATAAAGATGTATATGTAGCAGGATTAGCATATGATACATCTCCGGTAATGATAGCTAAGCTTTGGAAAAACGGGGAGTTACAAAATCTCTCCGATGGAACTTTTTGGACAAGACCTACCTCTGTTTACGTGTCCGGCAACGACGTATATGTCGCCGGATATGGGTACAATGAACATCGTATTAACGTTGCCAAACTTTGGAAAAACGGAGTGGTACAAGATCTTACGGATGGAAGTTTAAATGCAGTAGCTAAATGCGTTTTTGTAAATAAGCTGTAGAACGTAGGTCTTTCAGCGAATTATTTTTTATACCTTTGTTGTGTAGCATATTTTTGTGATTTTATCGACAATTTCTCGTTTTAAATGATTTATTAGCAAAAATAAGTTGCTTTTTCTCGTAAAAACACATTTTTTGCTGACTATACGAGGTGCAAAACATTTAGTAATTTAATAAACCTATGGAACAATATATTTTGTCACTGGATGCCGGAACAACAAGTTCAAGGGCCATTGTTTTTGACCATAAAGGTGAAATCCGTTCTGTTGCTCAGAAGGAATTTACCCAGATATTTCCACAAAGCGGTTGGGTAGAACATGATCCTCAGGAAATATGGTCTTCTCAGGCTGCCGTTGTAGCGGAAGCAATCACTAAAATAGGGATCAACGGGACCAATATTGCCGGCATAGGCATTACCAATCAACGGGAAACCACCATTGTATGGGATAGGAATACCGGGGAACCGGTGTATAATGCTATTGTCTGGCAGGACCGGAGGACTTCCGAATACTGTGATAAATTGAAAAATGAAGGATGGTTGCCCGAGATAAAAGCCAAAACCGGATTGATCATTGATGCATATTTCAGTGCAACAAAAATAAAATGGATATTAGATAATGTTGAAGGGGCACGTACGAGAGCAGAAAAAGGAGAACTCGCTTTCGGGACAGTAGACTCGTGGCTTGTATGGAAACTCACTCATGGTGAACAACACATTACAGATGTAACCAATGCATCCCGGACAATGTTATACAATATCATGGATCTGGAGTGGGATAAAGAATTACTCGAATTGTTCAGTATTCCCAAAAGCATGATGCCCCGGGTAGCATCATCCAGTGAGATATACGGACATACAAAAACCACCATCTTTGCTTCTAAAGTTCCCATTTCAGGGATTGCCGGAGACCAGCAGTCTGCCCTGTTCGGGCAAATGTGTATTGAGCCGGGGATGGTAAAAAACACTTATGGAACAGGTTGTTTTATCCTGATGAATACCGGAGAAGAGCCAGTTGCATCCAAAAATAATCTGATAACTACTATCGCTTTACAGATGAATGGGAAAACGACTTATGCCCTGGAAGGGAGTATATTTGTCGGTGGCGCGATTGTACAATGGTTAAGGGATGGATTAAAAATTATCCACTCTTCTTCCGAAATAGAAAAATTATCTTCCCAGGTAGAAGATAACGGGGATGTTTATTTCGTTCCGGCACTTACAGGTTTGGGGGCTCCCTACTGGGATCAATATGCAAGAGGAACTATTATCGGTATTTCCAGAGGCACTACATCTGCACATATAGCCCGGGCAGCACTTGAAAGCATTGCTTTCCAGTCGATGGATGTGATCAATGCCATGATATTGGATGCCGGTGTAGGGCTTAAAGAATTAAGGGTAGACGGAGGGGCGGCCATAAATAATCTACTGATGCAGTTTCAGGCAGACCTGCTGGGTGAAACTGTGGTACGTCCGAGAATTACCGAAACGACAGCATTGGGCGCTGCATATCTGGCCGGCCTGGCGGTAGGCTACTGGAAAGATATTAATGAAGTAAAGGAACAGTGGAAGGTCGATACTCGTTTTGAACCGGATGAAGAATTAGATATGCAACTGACAAAGAGAAAATGGAGTGAAGCAGTGCACCGCTCCCGTTCATGGATCAAATAATAATATTTATTGTATAAAATTTAAGTTTATTTTAATCATCAATTATTGACGTATGGACCAAAGTCTTTTGTTTGAATTTATCGGAACAGCAATTCTGATACTTTTGGGTGACGGTGTAGTAGCTAATGTCTGCTTAAAAGGTACGAAAGCGTATAATTCCGGATGGATCGTTATATCTATTGCATGGGGGCTGGCTGTTTTTGTTGCAGCATTTATCTCCGACCCGTATTCCGGTGCGCATTTAAATCCGGCTTTAACTATCGGTTTGACTTTGGCCGGTAAATTTGAGGGGAATGTGATCGGTTATATTATAGCCCAGATATTGGGAGGAACGGTTGGGGGCTGTTTGGTTTACCTTTTTTACAAACCTCATTTTGATGTCGAAGAAGATCCAAATACAAAACTGGGTGTTTTCTGTACCATA is part of the Bacteroidales bacterium genome and harbors:
- a CDS encoding aquaporin family protein, yielding MDQSLLFEFIGTAILILLGDGVVANVCLKGTKAYNSGWIVISIAWGLAVFVAAFISDPYSGAHLNPALTIGLTLAGKFEGNVIGYIIAQILGGTVGGCLVYLFYKPHFDVEEDPNTKLGVFCTIPAIRNYFYNFVSEVIGTFLLVFGILSVSGSQISGPFPVALLIMAIGMSLGGTTGYAINPARDLGPRLAHAILPIKGKRDSDWAYSWIPVCGPVCGALLAALLFNCL
- the glpK gene encoding glycerol kinase GlpK; this encodes MEQYILSLDAGTTSSRAIVFDHKGEIRSVAQKEFTQIFPQSGWVEHDPQEIWSSQAAVVAEAITKIGINGTNIAGIGITNQRETTIVWDRNTGEPVYNAIVWQDRRTSEYCDKLKNEGWLPEIKAKTGLIIDAYFSATKIKWILDNVEGARTRAEKGELAFGTVDSWLVWKLTHGEQHITDVTNASRTMLYNIMDLEWDKELLELFSIPKSMMPRVASSSEIYGHTKTTIFASKVPISGIAGDQQSALFGQMCIEPGMVKNTYGTGCFILMNTGEEPVASKNNLITTIALQMNGKTTYALEGSIFVGGAIVQWLRDGLKIIHSSSEIEKLSSQVEDNGDVYFVPALTGLGAPYWDQYARGTIIGISRGTTSAHIARAALESIAFQSMDVINAMILDAGVGLKELRVDGGAAINNLLMQFQADLLGETVVRPRITETTALGAAYLAGLAVGYWKDINEVKEQWKVDTRFEPDEELDMQLTKRKWSEAVHRSRSWIK